The Nostoc sp. 'Lobaria pulmonaria (5183) cyanobiont' genome window below encodes:
- the psbA gene encoding photosystem II q(b) protein: MTTTLQRRSGASVWDRFCEWITSTDNRIYIGWFGVLMIPTLLAATTCFVIAFIAAPPVDIDGIREPVAGSLIYGNNIISGAVVPSSNAIGLHFYPIWEAASLDEWLYNGGPYQLVVFHFLIGCAAYLGRQWELSYRLGMRPWICVAYSAPLASATAVFLIYPIGQGSFSDGMPLGISGTFNFMIVFQAEHNILMHPFHMLGVAGVFGGSLFSAMHGSLVTSSLVRETTETESLNYGYKFGQEEETYNIVAAHGYFGRLIFQYASFNNSRSLHFFLAAWPVVGIWFTALGISTMAFNLNGFNFNQSIIDSQGRVISTWADVINRANLGMEVMHERNAHNFPLDLAAGEVAPVAMTAPAISG, encoded by the coding sequence ATGACCACAACCTTACAACGGCGCTCTGGCGCTAGTGTATGGGATCGCTTCTGCGAGTGGATCACTAGCACCGACAACCGTATATATATCGGTTGGTTTGGTGTACTCATGATCCCAACCCTACTAGCTGCTACAACCTGCTTCGTAATTGCTTTCATCGCTGCTCCTCCTGTGGACATCGATGGTATTCGCGAACCAGTAGCAGGTTCTTTGATCTACGGAAACAACATTATCTCTGGTGCAGTTGTTCCTTCTTCAAACGCCATCGGCTTGCACTTCTACCCAATCTGGGAAGCTGCTTCTTTAGATGAGTGGTTGTACAACGGCGGTCCTTACCAGTTGGTAGTTTTCCACTTCTTGATCGGTTGCGCTGCCTATCTTGGTCGTCAGTGGGAACTTTCTTACCGTTTAGGTATGCGTCCTTGGATCTGCGTAGCTTACAGCGCACCTTTGGCTTCCGCTACCGCAGTATTCTTGATCTACCCAATCGGTCAAGGTTCTTTCTCAGATGGTATGCCTTTGGGTATAAGCGGAACATTCAACTTCATGATTGTGTTCCAAGCAGAACATAATATCTTGATGCACCCCTTCCACATGTTAGGTGTGGCTGGTGTATTCGGCGGTTCATTGTTCTCTGCAATGCACGGTTCTCTAGTAACTTCTTCCTTGGTGCGTGAAACCACCGAAACCGAATCCCTTAACTACGGTTACAAATTCGGTCAAGAAGAAGAAACCTACAACATCGTTGCAGCCCACGGCTACTTCGGTCGTTTAATTTTCCAATACGCTTCCTTCAACAACAGCCGTTCACTGCACTTCTTCTTAGCAGCTTGGCCTGTCGTCGGTATCTGGTTCACCGCTTTGGGTATCAGCACGATGGCATTCAACCTGAACGGTTTCAACTTCAACCAATCAATCATTGACTCCCAAGGTCGCGTCATCAGCACCTGGGCAGATGTAATCAACCGCGCTAACCTGGGTATGGAAGTAATGCACGAGCGTAACGCTCACAACTTCCCCCTAGACTTAGCTGCTGGTGAAGTTGCTCCTGTAGCAATGACTGCTCCTGCTATCAGCGGTTAA
- a CDS encoding AMIN domain-containing protein, with translation MKLWRSLFISCFVVAMVIQPTQAKQVTVIHSVQELDRSARTVKEWFAQIEQQNPPNQSQQGEVVQVTSVKANPTSKGVEVILQTSIGQQLQVVNRSSGNNFIADIPNAQLRLPSGEAFTFRSTKPIAGVSEITVTNFDAQTIRVSVTGEVGVPIVELFDSPDEGIIFSVATAASSAQQPQTQPTQPQEQPGSQTQPSQTSPGSNEPIELVVKGEQDQGYNPSQTSVGTRTDTPLRDIPNTIQIVPQQVIKDRNVTDVNSALENVSGVQQNQGGITVRGFYANQTVKRLCFTDATAGRLRSTLRTCLIRIILSIRAVLGQRLLVRLLQFGGHLKCGFNPLIFCG, from the coding sequence ATGAAACTGTGGCGATCGCTGTTTATTTCCTGTTTTGTTGTTGCTATGGTCATACAACCAACTCAGGCAAAGCAAGTAACTGTAATTCATAGTGTACAAGAACTAGACCGTTCCGCAAGAACAGTCAAAGAATGGTTCGCTCAGATAGAACAGCAGAACCCGCCGAACCAAAGTCAGCAGGGTGAAGTTGTACAAGTGACTTCGGTGAAGGCAAATCCCACCTCTAAGGGTGTGGAGGTGATTTTGCAGACTTCCATTGGGCAACAATTGCAAGTAGTAAATCGCAGTTCGGGCAATAACTTTATTGCTGATATTCCCAATGCCCAACTGCGTTTACCATCGGGCGAAGCATTCACATTCCGCTCTACTAAACCAATTGCAGGTGTTAGTGAGATAACGGTAACAAACTTTGATGCTCAGACTATCCGGGTAAGTGTAACGGGTGAGGTGGGTGTACCAATTGTTGAGTTGTTTGACAGTCCAGATGAAGGTATCATCTTCTCTGTTGCAACTGCTGCATCCTCTGCACAGCAACCTCAAACGCAACCGACTCAGCCACAAGAGCAGCCAGGGAGTCAAACACAGCCAAGTCAAACATCGCCAGGAAGTAATGAACCAATTGAACTCGTGGTAAAGGGCGAACAAGATCAAGGCTACAACCCCTCGCAAACAAGCGTGGGAACGCGTACTGATACTCCCTTGCGAGATATTCCAAATACCATTCAAATTGTACCGCAACAGGTGATCAAAGATCGTAATGTTACTGATGTCAACAGTGCGTTGGAGAACGTCAGCGGTGTTCAACAGAACCAGGGAGGTATTACAGTTCGGGGCTTCTATGCAAACCAAACAGTCAAGCGGCTCTGTTTTACCGACGCGACAGCTGGGAGGCTGCGCTCAACTTTGAGAACTTGTTTGATTCGGATTATATTGTCAATTCGCGCGGTCCTGGGTCAGAGGCTCTTGGTGCGCCTTTTACAATTCGGGGGTCACTTAAAGTGCGGTTTTAATCCTCTCATTTTCTGCGGCTGA
- a CDS encoding PepSY domain-containing protein has product MPFRIFYVFVGLAPLILFITGFVMWKHRYRAKSPTEFIKQPVLK; this is encoded by the coding sequence TTGCCATTTCGGATTTTCTACGTCTTTGTTGGACTTGCACCGTTAATTTTATTCATTACTGGCTTTGTGATGTGGAAGCATCGCTATCGAGCAAAATCTCCTACAGAATTTATTAAACAGCCCGTTTTAAAATAA